The DNA sequence AAATCACGGACTTAAAAAGAGGGTTGGCTTTATATAAAACGAAGTATTTCCGACCAGATTTATACAAAAAAGGTATAGCAAATGAGAAATAAATACATTGAGAATTTTGAAAAAATACAGACGGAAAGTAAAAATATTCCCGATTTTAGAGCAGGCGATACAGTTAAAGTCGCAGTAAGAATCAAAGAGGGTGACAAGACAAGAGTGCAAAACTTTGAAGGTCTCTGTATTGCCATTAGAGGACAAGGGACAGGAAGAACTTTCATGGTAAGAAAGATTGGTGCAAACTCTGTTGGTGTTGAGAGAATCTTTCCTCTCTACTCAGAATCTATCGAGAGTATTGAAGTAGTTAGAAAAGGTAGAGTCAGACGTGCGAAGTTGTTCTACTTGAGAGACCTTAAGGGAAAAGCTGCTCGTATTAAAGAGCTTCGTAGAAAATAGCCCCCTCTGTTTTATATACTTTATTTCCAAGGTACCCATTTTAGCTATTTGTCAA is a window from the Sulfurovum sp. genome containing:
- the rplS gene encoding 50S ribosomal protein L19, which gives rise to MRNKYIENFEKIQTESKNIPDFRAGDTVKVAVRIKEGDKTRVQNFEGLCIAIRGQGTGRTFMVRKIGANSVGVERIFPLYSESIESIEVVRKGRVRRAKLFYLRDLKGKAARIKELRRK